From the genome of Scytonema hofmannii PCC 7110, one region includes:
- a CDS encoding DNA-binding protein — protein MPKTKSYHSFLIESLKDPNEAAAYLNAALEEQDPQLFLLAVRNVAEAHGEIAKLLETTQLNQDNLHQMLAKAENPTLYNFASILDILGFKLAITVKESNQTTKSVC, from the coding sequence ATGCCTAAAACTAAAAGCTATCATTCCTTCTTAATAGAATCTCTTAAAGACCCAAACGAGGCGGCTGCTTACCTAAATGCTGCTTTAGAAGAACAAGACCCTCAACTTTTCCTTCTAGCTGTTAGAAATGTGGCAGAAGCTCATGGTGAGATAGCCAAACTTTTAGAAACAACTCAACTGAATCAAGACAATCTCCACCAAATGCTGGCAAAGGCAGAAAATCCAACGCTCTATAATTTTGCATCAATACTCGATATTTTAGGATTCAAGCTAGCTATTACTGTTAAGGAATCCAATCAAACAACGAAATCAGTTTGTTGA
- a CDS encoding nucleoside hydrolase → MDHDGGVDDYLATMLLMTMENVQPLGIVVTPADCYAEPAVSATRKILDLMGCSHVPVAESTVRGINPFPRLYRRDSFVVDHFPILNQNETIRTPLLAEPGQDFMIRVLRESPEPITLMVTGPLTNVANALDTAPFVESKIQRIVWMGGALNVSGNVEKNWEPGQDGSAEWNAYWDPMSVARVWRSQIEMIVCPLDLTNNVPVTSDIVYKMGKQRKYPISDLAGQCYALVIPQDYYFWDVLATAYLAHAEFYELREWETEIVTVGLSQGRTKIVPGGRKIYAMDKVDKEAFYSYILQQWAR, encoded by the coding sequence ATGGATCACGATGGTGGTGTAGATGATTATTTAGCAACTATGCTGCTGATGACGATGGAGAATGTACAGCCTCTTGGTATCGTTGTCACTCCAGCCGATTGCTACGCAGAACCAGCTGTCAGTGCTACGCGTAAAATTCTAGATCTCATGGGATGCTCTCATGTTCCCGTTGCTGAAAGTACTGTACGTGGTATCAATCCCTTTCCCCGTCTCTATCGCCGTGATTCATTTGTTGTTGACCATTTTCCTATTCTCAATCAAAATGAAACCATTCGCACACCCTTACTAGCAGAACCCGGTCAAGATTTTATGATACGGGTGTTGCGAGAGTCACCAGAACCAATCACTTTAATGGTCACTGGTCCCTTAACTAATGTAGCCAATGCACTTGATACAGCACCATTCGTGGAGTCAAAAATCCAACGCATTGTCTGGATGGGAGGCGCGCTCAATGTCTCAGGTAATGTGGAAAAAAATTGGGAACCGGGACAAGATGGTTCTGCAGAATGGAATGCTTACTGGGACCCGATGTCTGTTGCAAGAGTGTGGCGATCGCAAATTGAAATGATCGTGTGTCCCTTAGATTTAACCAACAACGTACCTGTCACATCTGATATAGTATACAAGATGGGGAAACAAAGAAAATATCCCATATCTGATTTGGCGGGACAATGTTATGCACTAGTTATTCCCCAGGATTATTATTTTTGGGATGTGCTAGCGACAGCTTACCTGGCTCATGCAGAATTTTACGAACTGCGAGAATGGGAAACAGAAATAGTGACAGTGGGTCTCAGCCAGGGACGTACTAAAATAGTCCCTGGAGGTCGTAAGATTTACGCAATGGATAAAGTCGATAAAGAGGCTTTCTACTCTTATATTTTGCAACAGTGGGCAAGATGA
- the rbsK gene encoding ribokinase codes for MSIIVLGSINIDLVATAPRLPVAGETLLGQDFFKAPGGKGANQAVALARLGIPTHMIGRVGGDSFGEELVSSLQESGVRTENIFVDETVSSGVAIIAVDVKGENQIIVIPGANGHVNEEDIKRLSHLLPEATALLLQFEIPIPTVVLAAQAAQEAGVTVILDPAPANKDVPKELYPLVDIITPNEVEAGQLVGFPVDGEDSARKAATVLRQWGVKNAIVKLGAKGVVCATAEETFFVPAFPVCTVDTTAAGDAFNGGLAAALHEGLSLHQAAVWGAAAGAIAATKPGAQPSLPDKMTFDTFLTVTSDQ; via the coding sequence ATGAGCATTATCGTCCTTGGTAGCATCAATATAGACTTAGTAGCAACAGCACCTCGATTGCCAGTTGCAGGAGAAACGCTGTTGGGACAGGACTTTTTCAAAGCACCAGGGGGTAAAGGAGCAAATCAAGCAGTCGCATTAGCAAGATTGGGAATTCCTACTCATATGATAGGGCGTGTAGGTGGAGATAGTTTTGGTGAGGAACTTGTTAGTAGTTTGCAAGAATCTGGAGTGAGAACTGAGAATATATTCGTTGATGAAACGGTAAGTTCTGGAGTTGCCATCATCGCTGTAGATGTAAAGGGTGAAAATCAAATTATTGTTATTCCTGGTGCCAACGGACACGTAAATGAGGAAGATATAAAACGGTTATCGCACTTATTACCGGAAGCGACAGCATTGCTTTTACAATTTGAAATTCCCATACCTACCGTTGTTTTAGCCGCCCAAGCAGCACAAGAGGCGGGAGTGACAGTGATACTCGATCCAGCACCTGCGAACAAGGATGTGCCAAAAGAACTTTACCCATTAGTAGATATCATTACACCCAATGAAGTTGAAGCAGGACAACTCGTAGGTTTTCCCGTGGATGGGGAAGACTCAGCAAGAAAAGCGGCTACAGTGTTGCGACAATGGGGAGTCAAAAATGCCATTGTGAAACTAGGTGCTAAGGGCGTTGTTTGTGCAACAGCAGAAGAAACCTTCTTCGTACCTGCATTTCCAGTTTGTACCGTTGATACAACTGCAGCAGGGGATGCATTTAATGGTGGTTTAGCCGCAGCACTTCACGAAGGACTTTCGTTACATCAAGCAGCGGTTTGGGGTGCAGCCGCAGGTGCAATAGCTGCAACAAAACCGGGCGCACAGCCTTCTCTTCCCGATAAAATGACATTTGATACTTTTTTGACAGTGACCAGTGACCAGTGA